The Macaca nemestrina isolate mMacNem1 chromosome 17, mMacNem.hap1, whole genome shotgun sequence genome contains the following window.
TGGAAAAGAGATTCCCATTTCTCCTGAAAGGATGGATAGAaggaagggggtgggggagggcagggggggtgggggggggcggggggggaggGGGATGCTGTCAGCTCAGCTGGCCTCTAGCTGAGAGAGTAATTACACTCCTTCTGCTACTTAACTTTACAACCTGGGCTGTTGTTTTAACAATGTGACTTGTGTTGGGCTGTCCAATTAATCTCGCCTTTGGAGGCTTTCCTAGATGGGGCGGTAGATCTTATCTTGGGTCTGTGGAAAGAGGAGTGTGCAACCTGCAGTGGGCGGGAACAGCTGCCCGGAGGGCCTGTGGCCTCAGAGGAGACCAAGAGAAGAGAACTGGGGCTGGGGTGAGAGAGCCAGTGGAGCCTGGGGCTTGGCGAAAGGGAAGGCATTGGAGGAAGTGGAAGATATTTGTCCTCCTGGCACTCCCATTCCTCACCACTCCTGGATCTTGGCTTTGGTCTACCCGTGCCATGTGCCATCCCCAAGAGAATCCTCTGGGTGTGTTTTGTGGAATAAGGGTGGTCACTGACCCAGAACAGGGTGAGGAATAGGGGCTGAGGAGGAACTGACTGTAGGCATCAGGAGCTGGGGGATTTCATACCCCTCTGCCCTACATATGACTCCAATGTGGGCTTCTCTCTGGCCTGCAGAGGTTGGCTGGAAGTGTCTGAGTGGGCTTTTCAGACTGGGGCAGGCACCCAGTTTGCAGTGTCTGGGAACAGGTCTAGGCAGTAAGAGGGAAGCTCAACTTGGAAGCTTTTTGCCTGGATTTGgaggcccctcccccagcccctcaggCCATGCTGGGCTGGATTCCCTGAATTATTCTGCCACCCTTGTCCTCAGCTCCTCTCCCAAGGCGCTCCTTATCCTGCTGATCCTGGTGGAAGTGGGGGTGGTGCTATGTGTTCCAGTGGGGTGTGGTGGCCAGGAGTCTGTCAGGTCCTGCTGCTCCCCAGGCCGCCTGCCCTTCTCGCCCAGCACTGAGCCCCCTGGCCCAGCCTGAATTGGAGGCCCTTGACAATACCCACACCTCCATCTGCGTTTTCCTTTGCCTGGAACTCACCACACCAGCGTCTGGTCATTCGTTTGCCTCGGTCATCATGGTATCCCAAGGATCTAGCAGAGCCCAGGGTCTCTACATGTTTGTTGGATGGAAGAGAATTCCAGTTCCTTTTGGTGTTTTCCTTCTCAGAcctgcccctcctccttccccaaggTGAGCTGAGGCCATCCTGCCCCCAAGCAGCACACTTCTCCAGGTAGGACTGGACCGGATCCGTGGGTGTGCCCTCTCTCAAGGTGAACAGGGCCTCTCCCTGGGCTAAAGGTGGGGCCTAGGGACTGTAAGGTGCCTGGCTCCCTCTAGAACTGGAGAGCGTCTGCTGGGGAGTCGCACTCAGACCCTGCATGagcatctcctgggttcacacggGAGCATATTAAATTGTGGATGTTGTTAGAACATTCCAAAGCCAGAATCACAAAGTTAGTTAGTGGCCAAGACAAATCTAGAATCCAGTGCctctgatgcctgtaattccatggTAGAAGAGTCAGATGGGCCAGAAGACATGCGTGACCAGGCCCTACCcataagaagtcaggaaacaaacaCATCTCACACCCAGAACGCAAAGTTTTGTACAAACTTTAATCTCTGGAAGTTGGTGGTGTGAAGCTCAAGCTCCAATTCGTTCTAAATCTGCACAGTTTCTTTGAACAGAGACAGCTGCAAGGAGCTGAATCAATGGGCCTACCCACCTACTTGGGGGTGTCTATACCCGTACTAATCCAGAGAGCCAGTTGGTCCCCATTTCCCCCCAAGTGTTACCAGGTTTCCAAAAGTGTGTGCCTGTGGGTTCATTAGGGACTAGGGATGGGGAATAGGAGGGagctgctcaataaatacctATTGAATTATATGTATAATTGGTTCCATTATCTATTCAAAAAGGGGAgacgggggtgggggggtgggaaagagggttttttttttttttttttggaggagagTATAAATTACCCATAGGTCCACAAATTCCACATTTCTCTGCATCTCTTCTACCTTCCTGGATGGTAAGTAGGTAAATCAGTTATGGGGGTAACGGGCTGATCTCCAGGGAAAAATTGCTGGGTGGGTGGGAGCTAATGGTGGTCCACTTCTGCTTTTGCTCACAAATGGGTTAGGCAAGGCCCAaggcacacaaagaaaaaaaaatacttaatgttTCTTATTGGTTTTGCACCCAGGCTGTAGTGGGGATTCAGTCCTTTTCAagaaggcagggggaggggaaagagggagagggaagaaggagtGGGGGAGTGGCAAGACCAAGGGTCCTGGGGACAGTCTCAACTCCAGCCAATGGCTCTCTCTCTCCAGAGCCTTTGTCCAGCTGGAGGGAAGGTGTCCAGTCCATGGTAGTGGTGGGGACAATGACTATGGCTGAGGTCCTTGATTTAGATGTTTGGGGTACAGCCTCTGTcccattcctttttctcctctaacTGCTTGTCCTCCAGAGAAAACCCATCTGGAGCTGGTTTCCTCCCAGCCCAGAAGGGGTGCAGGTGGACTGCCTGGGTCCTGGACTTTGCAGGAGGGCTGGGGGCCTGGCCTGCCCTTCCCCAGATTCACATCATCTGAGGCGAAGCCAGGACATCTGAGGAGTGATGCTGATACCAGGCTCCAAAGCTGTTGCCATAGCCACTGGTGGGCAGAGTCCCTGCCTTGGGTAGAtcccagagggaggggagggggggggAGCAGGGAGACACAGAGAAGGTCCTCCCAGGGAAGTCCCCTTCCTGCCCCCCAGAGTTCTGCTTCAGGAGCTTCTTATACTTGGAGCGTTTGTTCTGAAACCAGATCTTTACCTTTggggagaaaaggggaaagaatGAAAGATCAGGAGGAAGGTATGTGTGAAAAGTTTCGAGAAAGGGAAAGGGATCCAGGTGTAGGTGCAGTCCTGGGAGACCAGCAGAGGCTGGGAACATTTGCTCCAGTCCCCCACAGCCCCAGAAGTCTCCTGAGTTCCTGCCTCTGAGCTAGTATCCATGTCTCCCTGTCTGCCCTACCCTCCTCTTCCTGACCCCCTCCACCCCACCCGCACCTACATGCACACCTTTCAACACATTCCCCCCAAGGCTTACTAACAGCCAGCTATGAACATTCCCTGGAGAACTGTGACAACAGGGCCACAGCACCACGCCATCAGTCATTCACAGCTGGGGCTGGGGGATGAGTTCCCAGAGAACACGTGTGGGGAAGGTGAAAGCTGGGGAAGGATGACACTGGCCCCACCTGGGTCTGGGTGAGGCCCAGCTGCGCTGCCAACTGGGCCCTCTCGGGCAGCGCCAGGTACTGCGTGTGCTGGAAACGCTGGTTTAGGTGCTGCAGCTGCAGGCTGGAGTAGATGGTCCTCGGTTTGCGGAGCTTTTTGGCTGGAGCCTGAGGGCGCCGCTCCGAGGGTTCCGGGGACGGCCGCGGCTTCTCTGAGTCTGGTGGGCAGCACAAAACGGTGTAGGGGGCGAGGAGGGAGCGAGGGGGTAGGATGGGCAGTTTCATAGGCTTATTGGCATCTCGTCTGCAAGCCGTCGGCGGCAATTATCAAAAAGCGCAGCCACCAGGATCGCCCCCTTGGCCCCTGCCTTCTACTTTCCGCGTGGAGCGATTCAACCCCCACGTTCACCGTGCCAGGTGATACAAGGGGCGGTTCTGCTCCCAGGGAGCTCCCACTCCTATGGGTTCTGTGACCCTAGGAAGAAAGCGCCGAGGGCCACAGCCAGGGTACCGCGGAGCCTGCGGTGGGAGGTCGGAGTTCAGCCCCGGGCGGTGGCGCCAGCTTGGGGTAGGGCGGGGCAGAAAGGCTAGGTCCTGGGCTGAGCCGAGGCCTAGAGATGACAGAGGAAGGACACAGCAGGCGGAGGGAACTCAAGAGCAATGCTCAGAGGCTTGAGATGGTGTCCGCGTGGCAGCCTCCGGCTGCGGCCAGCGGGGTGGGTGAGAGGCCCGGCTGAAAGGACCTTGAATCCCAGCCTCGCAGCGCGGATAGAGACCCCAGGTTTGCCCTGGCCTCGCCTACTGTAACGGGCTGCCCCTCTGCTCAGGCGCACCCAGCAGGAAAAGTGACCATCACTGCCCCGCCACACCGTGGCCGGCTGGGTTTCCAGGGACCCCCAGAAGCCGGATCTGCGTGGGGCAGCCCCTTCCTTCGTTGGGCGGCGCACACAGAGCGGTTCCGGCGGCAGGGAAGGTGACCCGGGTCCCGAGAGCGCGCAGCCCAGCCCGGCAGGGCCACTCCTGGATCGCGCTGCGGTGCCGCCGCGGGGGATCTGGTCAGCTCTGGCCCTCCTAGCTCTCCAGGAATCTCGGCCGTGGGACAGCCCGGCCCTAGAATgctgaggggcaggggagggctgGGCCGAGGGGTTTCCGTTCTTCGAGCCGGCCACCCTAACCTGCGGGGCTCTACGGGGACGCTGGAGAGGTCCCAGGCGATCGGAGGAGTAGGGCGGATGAAGCAGCCGCAATGCCCGGGGGCTTAGGGCAGCGTTCGCCGCATTCCCTGCAGGTCTGCCAGCCGACCTGAGCCGAGAGAGAGCGGCTTGTGTCCGCCCGCGTCCCCCCACCTTCTTCCCCTAGTCGGGCTCACCCTCCACACGTCAGTGTACCCGCCCTCGGCCAGCCGCGGTCACCAGCTGCCGTCACCTCCCCCGCATCCCTCACCCGTGGCCTCGGGCGCTGCGGGCTTCTGAGATCCTCCCTCCTCGACCCTGCCTCAACCAATTCCCAGAAAAACCGTTGAGTTTCCGCTCCCGCCCGCGCCTGTCCTGCCTCCCCTGCCTCGACCCCACTGCTGGCAGCTCTGGGCTGGCAGCCCAGAGCCCACCCGCGCCTCTCTGGCTGCGTGGACTGTGCAATTCGAGCGGCGACGCAGAGAGTCTCTGAGGCCAACCCAGTTGCTGAATTCGCACAGCCCTCCGCGCCCCATCTCTCCCAGCAGACCCCCTCCAAGTTCCTTCCCTGACAGCTGTCTTTCCCTACCCCAGTTCCAGCAAGTCACGACTGGATCTGCCCGGGTCGCGATCATGGAGCCCCAAGGCCTCTCTCCAGGCCCGCTGCTCCCGACGACTCAACGGGGTGGTGGCGCCGCTCATTTGGAGCCAAACCCCTTCCCAAGGCAGGAGTGGACATAGAGTGGAAGTAAAAGGAGGACCCCAAGCTCTCGATCACACGCCCTCCACTCCAGAGCGCCCGAACCCACCAGTTCCAGTAGAGAAATGCTAGAAATGTACTCTAAGGAAATCTGGGTGTGTGTGGTTTTTCGTTGGATGGGGGAAAGTCCTTAAAGAAAATGAACTCTCCACTCTGTTGTCCTTAGATCAAACAAAGGGAAGGCAAGGGATGCGTCAGACAAGACTGACAACACCAACCCTACTGCCAGCAATTCTCCTGAGGACAAGGTCATGGTATTCCCACCCTAGTCCCCAAATGCATAACACAAACACATCTTATTAGCATACACTAAAGGACAG
Protein-coding sequences here:
- the LOC105472358 gene encoding homeobox protein DLX-4, whose product is MTSLPCPLPGRDASKAVFPDLAPVPSVAAAYPLGLSPTTAASPNLSYSRPYGHLLSYPYTEPANPGDSYLPCQQPAALSQPLCGPAEHPQEREADSEKPRPSPEPSERRPQAPAKKLRKPRTIYSSLQLQHLNQRFQHTQYLALPERAQLAAQLGLTQTQVKIWFQNKRSKYKKLLKQNSGGQEGDFPGRTFSVSPCSPPLPSLWDLPKAGTLPTSGYGNSFGAWYQHHSSDVLASPQMM